A section of the Enterobacter sp. C2 genome encodes:
- the cmoA gene encoding carboxy-S-adenosyl-L-methionine synthase CmoA, translating into MSHRDTLFSAPIASLGDWTFDERVAEVFPDMIQRSVPGYSNIISMIGMLAERFVQPATQVYDLGCSLGAATLSVRRNIAHPGCKIIAVDNSPAMVERCRRHIDAYKAPTPVEVIEGDIRHIHIENASLVVLNFTLQFLEPAERQALLDNIYQGLNPGGALVLSEKFSFEDATTGELLFNMHHDFKRANGYSELEISQKRSMLENVMLTDSVETHKARLRQAGFEHSELWFQCFNFGSLVALKAGASA; encoded by the coding sequence ATGTCTCACCGCGACACGCTTTTTTCTGCGCCAATCGCCAGCCTGGGTGACTGGACATTCGATGAACGGGTAGCCGAAGTCTTCCCGGACATGATCCAGCGCTCCGTTCCCGGCTACTCAAATATTATCTCGATGATCGGCATGCTGGCGGAGCGCTTCGTACAGCCCGCTACCCAGGTCTACGATCTGGGCTGCTCGCTGGGCGCGGCTACGCTCTCCGTGCGCCGAAATATCGCCCATCCGGGCTGTAAAATTATTGCCGTGGATAACTCTCCGGCTATGGTTGAACGCTGCCGCCGCCATATTGACGCCTATAAAGCGCCGACGCCGGTTGAGGTGATTGAGGGCGATATTCGCCATATCCACATTGAAAACGCGTCGCTGGTGGTACTTAACTTTACCCTGCAATTCCTTGAACCTGCTGAACGTCAGGCGCTACTGGACAACATCTATCAGGGCTTGAATCCTGGCGGCGCGCTGGTGCTGTCGGAAAAATTCAGCTTTGAAGATGCCACCACCGGCGAGCTGCTGTTTAATATGCACCACGATTTTAAGCGTGCCAACGGCTACAGCGAGCTGGAGATCAGCCAGAAGCGCAGCATGCTGGAGAACGTGATGCTTACCGACTCCGTGGAGACGCACAAAGCTCGCCTGCGCCAGGCCGGGTTCGAGCACAGCGAGCTCTGGTTCCAGTGCTTTAACTTTGGTTCGCTGGTGGCGTTGAAAGCAGGAGCGTCAGCATGA
- the cmoB gene encoding tRNA 5-methoxyuridine(34)/uridine 5-oxyacetic acid(34) synthase CmoB codes for MIEFGDFYQQIAKSPLAHWLETLPAQIATWQRGALHGQFKQWTNAVEFLPEMQPYQLDLLHSVTAESETPLSPGQIKRIDTLLRNLMPWRKGPFSLYGVNIDTEWRSDWKWERVLPHLSDLAGRTILDVGCGSGYHLWRMVGAGAHLAVGIDPTQLFLCQFEAVRKLLGGDQRAHLLPLGIEQLPALNAFDTVFSMGVLYHRRSPLEHLWQLKDQLVSEGELVLETLVVEGDERTVLIPGDRYAQMRNVYFIPSALALKNWLEKCGFVDVRIVDVCQTTTEEQRRTEWMITESLAEFLDPNDPSKTVEGYPAPLRAVLVAKKP; via the coding sequence ATGATCGAGTTCGGTGACTTCTATCAGCAGATTGCCAAAAGCCCCCTCGCCCACTGGCTGGAGACGCTGCCCGCGCAAATTGCAACCTGGCAGCGCGGTGCTCTGCATGGTCAGTTTAAGCAGTGGACCAATGCGGTAGAGTTTCTGCCAGAGATGCAGCCGTATCAGCTTGATCTGCTGCACAGCGTGACGGCGGAGAGCGAAACCCCGCTCAGCCCAGGCCAGATCAAACGCATCGATACGCTGCTGCGTAACCTGATGCCGTGGCGCAAGGGGCCGTTCTCGCTCTATGGCGTGAACATTGATACCGAGTGGCGCTCGGACTGGAAATGGGAGCGCGTTCTTCCGCACCTCTCTGATTTAGCCGGACGTACCATTCTCGACGTCGGCTGCGGCAGCGGCTATCACCTGTGGCGAATGGTGGGCGCAGGCGCACACCTGGCGGTAGGTATCGATCCGACTCAGCTGTTCCTCTGCCAGTTCGAGGCGGTGCGCAAGCTGCTGGGCGGCGACCAGCGGGCGCACCTGTTGCCGCTGGGCATTGAGCAGCTTCCGGCCCTGAACGCGTTTGACACGGTCTTCTCGATGGGCGTGCTCTATCATCGTCGCTCCCCGCTGGAGCACCTGTGGCAGCTTAAGGATCAGCTGGTGAGCGAGGGCGAGCTGGTGCTGGAGACGCTGGTGGTCGAGGGCGATGAGCGCACGGTGCTGATCCCCGGCGATCGCTATGCGCAGATGCGCAACGTCTACTTTATCCCCTCCGCGCTGGCGCTGAAAAACTGGCTGGAGAAGTGTGGCTTTGTAGATGTGCGTATCGTTGACGTCTGCCAGACCACTACCGAGGAGCAGCGCCGCACCGAGTGGATGATCACCGAGTCGCTGGCGGAGTTCCTCGATCCAAACGATCCCAGCAAGACCGTTGAGGGCTACCCGGCCCCGCTGCGCGCGGTGTTAGTCGCGAAGAAGCCTTAA